TTAATGGTAGTAAACAAATTCGTTTTATACCTGTTGGTAAAGAAACTAATATAAATATAAAGTCTGATTGGAAAACCGCTAATTTTATTGGTGAATACTTACCCTATAATTCTGATAAAATTTCTAAAACAGGTTTTGATGCTAGCTGGAAAATTTTAGATATCAACAGGCCTTTTCCTCAACAATCTTTTAAAGGAATTCCTAATTTAAAAGATTATGCTTTTGGGGTAAACTTTATGATTCCTGTAGATGAGTACCAAAAGAGTGAGCGCTCTACTAAATATGGATTTTTAGTTATTGGTTTAACTTTTTTAATCTTTTTTCTTATTCAAACAATGAGTAAAATTTCTATCCACCCGTTTCAGTACTTAATGATTGGTGTTGCTTTAACTATGTTCTACACATTATTAATTTCTATTTCAGAGCATAGTAGTTTTTTAAAGGCATATATAGTTTCAGGAATCGCTGTAATTGGATTAATTTCACTTTATTCAAAATCGATATTAAAAGGAATGAAATTTCCGATATTCATAGCGCTATCATTAATAGCTTTATATGCTTTTATTTTTATAATAATTCAATTAGAAAATTACGCATTACTTGTTGGTAGTGTTGGGCTTTTTGTTATTCTAGCATCGGTAATGTATGCTTCTAGAAAAATTGATTGGCAAAACGGATAATTAGATTTGTTACTAAACAGCGTAAGACTTCATATACATGAAGTTTTACGTTTTAAAAATTATATATATGAAATTCAATTTAAAAAGTTTTATAACCTTTGTATTACTATTTATAACTGAAATTGTTATTGCACAAACATCAGGTTTTATACGACATACGTTTGGTGATTTTCTGGTTGTAATGCTACTTTACTATTTCGTAAAGTCTTTTTTTAATATTGCTCCTAAAAAATTAGCAATCTCAATTTTAATTTTTTCTTTTAGTATTGAAATATTACAAAATTTTAATTTGGTAAAAATGCTTGGTTTAGAAAGTTCTAGAATGGCAAATATTATAATAGGTAATACCTTTAGTTATGGTGATTTAATTGCCTATGCATTAGGTATTGTTACTGTATTAATTATTGAATTGGTGATTCAAAAGAAACAATAATTCATTTATTAATAAAAAGACAGGTTTCGTTATTTTAATAAAATTTATTTTTATGTAATGTTTGATTTTGATTTCGACGAATAATTGAATCTAATTTAAAAAAATGAAAATTAAAAAACTAATCGCATTATTTGTTGTTGCAATGACAACCATGTATTCTACTGTAAATGCACAAGGCTTATTAGATGGATTTACATCTAAAAAAGGTGATTTATCTATAACGTCTTCTTTCTCTATTAGTAAATACGATGCTTTTTATGTAGCTGATGTAAAAAATGAAGGTGTTCCTGTTCACGGAGAAATAAATCAAAATATTATTTCTCTTTACGCTAAATATGGAATTACTGACCGTTTGTCGGCTGTAATAAATGTACCTTTTATTTCTGCTGATAATACAACAGGAGCTGCAGACCCTGTAAATGGTAAAAATTCAATATCTGAATTACAAGATATTTCAATAGCTTTAAAATTGAATGCCTATAAATTTAATTTTAAAAAAGTAAACTTAAATGTTATAACTGGTCTTACAGCTATTATTCCTACTGGGTATGAACCTAATGGAATTTTATCTCTTGGAAGTGGAGCATTCGGATTTGATGTTACTGCTGGTTTACATTTAAACACTGATAGCGGTTTATTTTCTACAGTTTTAGCTTCTTATAACCTTAGAGGTGATGCTGATAATAACTTAACACCTGGTAAAGATTTTGGAGTTCCTAATGCTTTTGTTACTAAAGCTAAAATTGGATATGCTAGTAAATTTATTTACATTGAAGCTTGGGGTGATTTTTTTAACTCTGAAGAAGGTGTTGATATTGGCTCTCCTGCTTTTAAAGGTAATTTTCCTGAGACTAATGTAGATTATAGTAGTGTTGGCGTTACTATATATAAAAACATTATTCCTAAATTGGGCGTTAGTTTAGGATTTGGTAAAGTAATTGATGGTAGAAACATAGGTGAATCGACTACCTTTTCGGCTGGTTTAACTTACAATGTATCTTTAAAATAACAACTTAATAATAAAAACAAGGCTTATCTATAACTAGATAAGCCTTGTTTTTATTATTATAAATTTAGTAACTATTTATCTACTCCTATTGTTTTTAAAACTCATTATTGTATAACCAACCTAGTTGTTTCTAATGCTTGCCTAGAAATTGTTTGTACTGTATAAATACCTGAATTAAAATCAGATAAATCTAACATCAATTTATTATCAATAGTATTTTGATTTAATACACTACGTATTAAAATACCATTACTATTAAATACTTTAAAAGTAATATTAGTAGTTGGTTTATTAAATAAAAAGGTAAAACTACCATTAGTACTTGGGTTAGGAAAAGCAATATTTTCTTGTACTGAAACCATACGTTCTCTTTTTGAACGAGGTGCAACTACATTAATAATATAATCTTCTGTTTCTCCAAACCACTCATCACCACAAGAGCTTATTTGATCAGCATAAACAGCTCTAACACGCATTCTTGTTCTTCCTAGTTTAGCCGAATTTGGAACTATAAAAAAACTTAACCATTCATTTTTTGTTGGATACTTTACATTACTTAATATCATTTCTTCAGATACATCATCAAAATCTCCATCTTGATTCCAATCAACCCAATACCCAACTTTTGTATTTCTCCAAGCCGTTTCAACCTTTATAGTAATTAATCCTGCCTCATTTAAATTCGTATAAGGTCCTTTAGTTACATTTATATTATTAAACTCGTAAAATTCATAGCCACTATTATATGTAGTTGTATTTCTAACTCCAGAAAAACCAACTTCTGTAATATGTTGCCCTCTTGGATTTTCATTGGTACTTTCACAATATATTTGCGTAGTATCTTGTAATCCGTTTGATTCGTTATTCTGAGCAATAAATAATTGCGCTAGTAATACCAATACTCCTGTTAATAATTGTTTTTTCGTATTCATGTTTTTTTCTTAGTAAAATTTAAACTTTAATTTCATTTTATAAGACAAAATTAATTCGCTATGGTTAATTAACGTGGTTTTAAATGTTACTAAACTGTATCTATACGAAAAATAAAACAACCAATAAACAAGCGAAACAACCATCTATTAAACAACAACTTACTAAAAACAAAAAACCTTAATTTAATATAGGAATAACATAAAAACGAAAAAAAAATCACTTTATAAGTGATTTTTTTCAATAGTATTCGAACTCAGAATAATAATATAAAATTAATCTCTAATTTTTCGCAAAATTTCTTCTAAACCATTTAATTGCATTTCGTATACCAGCCCCATCATTTTACCTAATTTTCCTTCAGGGAACCCTTTATTTTTATACCACACTAAATAATATTCAGGAATATCAACTAAGTAAACTCCTTTATATTTACCAAAGGGCATTCTCATTCTTGCAGTATCAATTAAAAACTGTTTATCTGGCAACATATTTTTGGTTATAAAAAACCCCGCTAAATGCGGGGTTTTATTTTTATTCTTTTCCGTCTACGTAATCTTGCAAATATAAATATCGTTTGGTTAATTTCCCTTTATTTGTTGTCATTTTAGATCTCTCTAAAATTCCATCTTTATCATTGTTATAAAAAGAAGGAATTACATGTTCTAAAAACATTTCTCCAAAGCCTTCACTAGCATCTTTTGGTAGCTCGCAAGGTAAATTATCAACAGCCATTACCGTAATTGCTTTTTCATCTCTAAAATCTACCTCATCTCCTGTTTTTGGGTTATATCCGTATATAGGATCTGCAATTGTAGAAGAACGAATTGTAGAAGGAATAGGTCCGTTAACATCACAAGAAATATCTGCAATGTATTTTATTCTAAAACCGTCTTGTTTTGCATTCTCTTTTGTGAAAAAATACGGTGCTCCGTCTCCATAAAAATGACCCGCTATAAAAAAGTCTGTTACTTTAGCATACGGCATAAAGTTACTTTCATATCCACTAGGGTCTTTATAAAAAGCGAATCTTTCTCCTACTTTA
This genomic stretch from Tenacibaculum sp. Bg11-29 harbors:
- a CDS encoding DUF3820 family protein, whose protein sequence is MLPDKQFLIDTARMRMPFGKYKGVYLVDIPEYYLVWYKNKGFPEGKLGKMMGLVYEMQLNGLEEILRKIRD
- a CDS encoding DUF2809 domain-containing protein codes for the protein MKFNLKSFITFVLLFITEIVIAQTSGFIRHTFGDFLVVMLLYYFVKSFFNIAPKKLAISILIFSFSIEILQNFNLVKMLGLESSRMANIIIGNTFSYGDLIAYALGIVTVLIIELVIQKKQ
- a CDS encoding GEVED domain-containing protein, with protein sequence MNTKKQLLTGVLVLLAQLFIAQNNESNGLQDTTQIYCESTNENPRGQHITEVGFSGVRNTTTYNSGYEFYEFNNINVTKGPYTNLNEAGLITIKVETAWRNTKVGYWVDWNQDGDFDDVSEEMILSNVKYPTKNEWLSFFIVPNSAKLGRTRMRVRAVYADQISSCGDEWFGETEDYIINVVAPRSKRERMVSVQENIAFPNPSTNGSFTFLFNKPTTNITFKVFNSNGILIRSVLNQNTIDNKLMLDLSDFNSGIYTVQTISRQALETTRLVIQ
- a CDS encoding transporter — encoded protein: MKIKKLIALFVVAMTTMYSTVNAQGLLDGFTSKKGDLSITSSFSISKYDAFYVADVKNEGVPVHGEINQNIISLYAKYGITDRLSAVINVPFISADNTTGAADPVNGKNSISELQDISIALKLNAYKFNFKKVNLNVITGLTAIIPTGYEPNGILSLGSGAFGFDVTAGLHLNTDSGLFSTVLASYNLRGDADNNLTPGKDFGVPNAFVTKAKIGYASKFIYIEAWGDFFNSEEGVDIGSPAFKGNFPETNVDYSSVGVTIYKNIIPKLGVSLGFGKVIDGRNIGESTTFSAGLTYNVSLK